The Helianthus annuus cultivar XRQ/B chromosome 16, HanXRQr2.0-SUNRISE, whole genome shotgun sequence genome includes a window with the following:
- the LOC110915046 gene encoding serine/threonine-protein kinase D6PKL2, protein MASKVRSTAVPPLAPAVAAEIASKHAVGDDLEAKLASKLTIESGKVGVSLDEEKKIGEKNSSVSDKASDGNSSLGKTSGSARVDFVESGKSSMCRGSTSSNVSDESSCSSFSSSINKPHKSNDMRWEAIQVVRARDGALGLTHFRLLKRLGCGDIGSVYLAELTGTKAYFAMKVMDKASLASRKKLLRAQTEREILQSLDHPFLPTLYTHFETDKFSCLVMEFCPGGDLHTLRQRQPGKHFTEQAVKFYVAEVLLAMEYLHMLGIVYRDLKPENVLVREDGHIMLSDFDLSLRCSVSPTLVKSSSMDSEPLRRNTAYCAQPACIEPSCIQPSCVVPTSCFSPRFFSSKSKKERKSKVTKDIGNQVSPLPELMAEPTSARSMSFVGTHEYLAPEIIKGEGHGSAVDWWTFGIFLYELLFGRTPFKGSGNRATLFNVVGQPLRFPESPAVSFSARDLIRGLLVKEPQHRLAYKRGATEIKQHPFFEGVNWALIRCATPPDVPKPVEYERFSGAPVASTSEKTNIPPVAAPNQQKGSDNYLEFDFF, encoded by the exons ATGGCGTCAAAAGTCCGGTCTACGGCTGTACCGCCGCTAGCGCCAGCGGTGGCGGCAGAAATCGCGTCGAAACATGCTGTTGGAGATGATTTGGAAGCTAAACTGGCTTCCAAACTAACAATTGAAAGTGGTAAGGTTGGTGTTAGTTTGGATGAGGAAAAGAAGATTGGTGAGAAGAACAGCTCGGTTTCGGATAAAGCGAGTGATGGGAACAGCAGCCTCGGGAAGACGAGCGGGAGCGCGCGTGTCGATTTTGTGGAGAGTGGGAAGAGTAGTATGTGTAGAGGAAGCACAAGCAGCAATGTGAGTGATGAAAGCAGCTGTAGTAGTTTCAGTAGCAGTATCAACAAGCCGCATAAGTCGAATGATATGCGATGGGAAGCTATTCAAGTGGTTCGAGCGCGAGACGGGGCGTTGGGTTTGACCCATTTCAGATTGTTGAAGAGATTAGGGTGTGGTGATATTGGTAGTGTTTACTTGGCTGAGTTGACCGGGACGAAAGCGTATTTTGCTATGAAAGTTATGGATAAAGCGTCTTTAGCTAGCCGTAAAAAGCTTCTTCGCGCTCAAACCGAGAGAGAGATTCTGCAATCGTTGGACCACCCGTTTCTTCCAACGTTATACACTCATTTTGAGACCGATAAGTTTTCGTGTTTGGTGATGGAGTTTTGTCCCGGAGGAGATTTGCATACACTCAGGCAAAGACAGCCCGGGAAACACTTCACCGAGCAGGCTGTCAA GTTTTACGTGGCAGAGGTGCTGTTAGCCATGGAATATCTCCACATGCTCGGGATTGTTTACCGTGACCTTAAACCCGAAAACGTCCTCGTGAGGGAAGACGGGCATATAATGCTCTCGGATTTTGATCTATCCCTTCGTTGCAGTGTTAGCCCGACTTTAGTAAAGTCTTCATCTATGGACTCCGAGCCCCTTCGTCGGAACACCGCGTATTGTGCCCAACCCGCTTGCATTGAGCCGTCATGTATTCAGCCTTCGTGTGTGGTCCCCACATCTTGCTTCTCGCCTCGTTTCTTTTCAAGCAAATCCAAGAAAGAACGCAAAAGCAAAGTCACAAAAGACATTGGAAACCAAGTTAGCCCGTTGCCTGAACTCATGGCTGAACCAACCAGTGCCCGATCCATGTCATTTGTGGGAACCCACGAGTACTTAGCCCCCGAGATCATTAAAGGTGAAGGCCATGGAAGCGCTGTAGATTGGTGGACGTTTGGCATATTCCTATACGAGTTATTGTTTGGTAGGACTCCATTTAAAGGGTCGGGTAATCGCGCCACATTGTTTAACGTTGTGGGCCAGCCACTTCGGTTTCCAGAGTCACCCGCGGTTAGCTTTTCTGCTCGGGATCTAATCAGGGGTTTGCTTGTGAAAGAACCACAACACAGACTCGCTTATAAACGTGGAGCCACTGAGATCAAGCAACACCCGTTCTTCGAAGGTGTTAACTGGGCGTTAATCCGCTGTGCTACGCCACCAGACGTCCCTAAGCCGGTTGAGTATGAAAGGTTTTCCGGGGCTCCTGTTGCATCAACAAGTGAAAAGACTAATATACCCCCGGTTGCTGCTCCAAACCAACAAAAGGGTTCAGACAATTACTTGGAGTTCGATTTCTTTTAA
- the LOC110915047 gene encoding uncharacterized protein LOC110915047 — protein MTEKSTEHVISDVILPAPVPVPPPINIINFENYRINNNSWSNHEITEEDDEEEEEENDDVRNRTTRLMPSITEGYNEGYSNSSELFGYDSDRNVNDVVYVVTWRGSDELLSASMDALVWTIGSGVYGSGIVYLVHVFPELRFIPTPLGRLPISQANPEQKESYVSDERSKRAEYLQKFLSLCSSSKVQVETVLIESDMEAKAILDLIPILNIRKLVMGATKSNLRKLKSSSKKGGGGTLDQILHNAPHFCEVKVICDGKEVSLQDQLTNEPPGSPYSAAPSPRDTPLEPMQDHTNSFVRCGCFKL, from the exons ATGACGGAGAAATCCACCGAACACGTCATCTCCGACGTCATCCTGCCGGCGCCGGTGCCGGTACCACCTCCAATCAACATAATTAACTTCGAAAACTACAGAATCAACAACAATAGTTGGAGTAATCACGAAATAACCGAAGAAGAcgacgaagaagaagaagaagaaaacgaCGACGTTCGCAACAGAACAACGAGACTAATGCCGTCAATAACCGAAGGATATAATGAAGGTTACAGTAACAGTAGTGAGTTGTTTGGTTATGATAGTGATCGGAATGTGAACGACGTCGTTTACGTGGTGACGTGGAGAGGAAGTGATGAGTTGTTGTCGGCGAGTATGGATGCGCTTGTGTGGACTATTGGTAGTGGTGTTTATGGATCCGGCATTGTTTATCTTGTTCATGTGTTTCCGGAGCTCCGATTCATACCTACTCCTT TGGGGAGGTTACCTATAAGTCAAGCAAACCCGGAGCAGAAAGAAAGTTACGTGAGTGATGAACGAAGCAAGAGAGCCGAATACCTCCAAAAGTTTCTCTCTTTATGCTCGTCTTCAAAG GTTCAAGTTGAAACTGTGCTTATTGAGAGTGACATGGAGGCAAAAGCCATTCTTGACCTCATTCCAATCTTAAATATAAGAAAGTTAGTGATGGGTGCCACCAAATCAAACCTAAG GAAACTTAAGAGTAGCAGCAAGAAAGGGGGCGGAGGGACGCTTGATCAAATACTACATAACGCGCCACACTTTTGTGAAGTCAAAGTCATATGCGACGGGAAGGAAGTATCATTGCAAGACCAGTTGACCAACGAGCCACCCGGCTCTCCATACTCGGCTGCTCCTTCTCCACGTGACACCCCCCTAGAACCGATGCAGGACCATACCAACAGCTTTGTCAGATGCGGCTGCTTCAAGCTCTGA